One Miscanthus floridulus cultivar M001 chromosome 11, ASM1932011v1, whole genome shotgun sequence DNA window includes the following coding sequences:
- the LOC136493770 gene encoding protein YABBY 5-like, translating into MMSSVPETFNLDQQHLVQQQPPPAEQEQICYVHCSYCDTILAVGVPCSSLFQTVTVRCGHCSNLLYVNLRALLLPPAAAANQLPPFGQALLSPTSPHGLLDAETMSFQAPSLQPRAEPPSACVSTITSINNNSCGGGNSASAMSSMAPPPPAKPALQEPQLPRSAASGNKTSEKRQRVPSAYNRFIKDEIQRIKASNPDITHREAFSAAAKNWAHFPHIHFGLMPDQGLKKNPMQNQEGAECMLFKDGLYAAAAAAAAAAAAATAASSMGISPF; encoded by the exons ATGATGTCGTCGGTGCCGGAGACGTTCAACCTGGACCAGCAGCACCTCGTGCAGCAGCAGCCTCCGCCAGCGGAGCAGGAGCAGATCTGCTACGTGCACTGCAGCTACTGCGACACCATCCTCGCG GTGGGCGTGCCGTGCAGCAGCTTGTTCCAGACGGTCACCGTGCGGTGCGGCCACTGCTCCAACCTGCTCTACGTCAACCTCCGCGCCCTCCTgctgccgccggcggcggccgccaACCAGCTACCACCCTTCGGCCAGGCTCTCCTCTCCCCAACCTCCCCGCACGGTCTACTT GATGCTGAGACGATGTCGTTCCAAGCACCGAGCCTGCAGCCGAGAGCTGAACCGCCGAGCGCCTGCGTGAGCACCATCACGAGCATCAACAACAACAGCTGCGGTGGTGGCAACAGCGCGTCGGCCATGTCGTCgatggcgccgccgccaccggccaaACCTGCACTGCAGGAGCCGCAGCTGCCCAGGAGCGCAGCGTCAGGCAACAAAA CTTCAGAGAAGCGGCAGAGAGTTCCTTCCGCATACAACCGTTTCATCAA AGATGAGATCCAGCGCATCAAGGCCAGCAATCCGGACATCACTCACAGGGAAGCTTTCAGCGCGGCTGCGAAGAAT TGGGCCCATTTCCCACACATCCATTTTGGTCTCATGCCCGATCAGGGCCTGAAGAAGAACCCTATGCAAAATCAG GAGGGAGCTGAATGCATGCTTTTCAAGGACGGTCTctacgcagcagcagcagccgcggccgcggccgccgctgcTGCCACAGCTGCGTCCAGCATGGGCATTTCTCCATTCTGA